Within the Bacillus sp. FSL K6-3431 genome, the region AGTTTAAATAAAACGATTGGTTTAACCCTGTGAACCTTTCCGGAATTATTACGCCGATATTAAAAGATAGTCCATCTTTCATTGACCGTGCTGCCGTATTGTAACGGTAGCCCATTTTTTCAGCAAGACCTTTAATCTTTTCCTTTAAATCATCACTTACTCCCTCTTTGTCATTTAGCGCTTTTGAAACGGTAACGCTACTGACGCCCATTTTTTCAGCGATATCTTTCATCGTCACATTATTTTTCATATGAACACTCCTCACCTACTACAACAATGGAACTTAATTTTTCCATAGATTTATTGACCTACCGTTAATATACATTGTTACGGCCATTTATTCCATGCTGATTATCGCAGACTACCGAAATGTTACTTAAGCAGTTCATTATTTTTTTCAATTAATGCGTTGCGTAACGCTGCGCTTTCTAATGATCGGAACGGATCCTCCGGTGTATTAAACGTATAATCTATTAGCTTCTCAATCGTAGTTGTTGCAACATGGATGCGCGTGTCACTTGAAGCATAATAAATGAACACTTCATTATGTTCATTTACAACCGCACCATTACAGAAAATAACATTAGACACATCACCCACACGTTCATTGTCGTATGGAGAAATAAAATATCCTCCTGGCTTCGCGATAATTTTCGCAGGATCCTCTAGGCTTGTTGCGAAAACATATAATACATATCGCAGGCCAGCCGCAGTGTTACGCACGCCGTGAGCGATATGAATCCAACCTTTTTCTGTTTTAATCGGTGCAGGCCCTTGGCCGTTTTTCGCTTCACATACCGTGTGATATTTTCTTTCATCTATAACTGTTTCAGATGCGATTACAGGTTTTTTAATATCCTCGCAAACCCCAAATGCAATTCCGCCACCAGATCCCGTAGAAATAAATCCATCTTGCGGGCGTGTGTAGAATGCATATTTCCCATCAATAAATTCAGGATGTAGAACAACATTTCGTTGCTGTGGGGACGGTGTCTGGATGTTCGGAAGACGTTCCCAACTTTTTAAATCTTTTGTTCTAACTAAGGCAGCTTGGGCTACTGCACTAGATGTGTCAAACGGATCAGCGTCAGGGTCTTTACTTTCGGAACAGTAAATTCCATAAATCCAACCATCTTCATGCTTTACTAGCCTCATAT harbors:
- a CDS encoding glycoside hydrolase family 130 protein, producing the protein MIHETYYQLVEKQEKFLTRINEKDVDFYNGIFERYKYPVITRHHVPIHWRFDVNKETNPHFMERLGINAAFNPGAIYFEGKYYMVVRTEGHDRKSIFALAVSDNGIDQFRFIDTPLVWEDIDKEETNIYDMRLVKHEDGWIYGIYCSESKDPDADPFDTSSAVAQAALVRTKDLKSWERLPNIQTPSPQQRNVVLHPEFIDGKYAFYTRPQDGFISTGSGGGIAFGVCEDIKKPVIASETVIDERKYHTVCEAKNGQGPAPIKTEKGWIHIAHGVRNTAAGLRYVLYVFATSLEDPAKIIAKPGGYFISPYDNERVGDVSNVIFCNGAVVNEHNEVFIYYASSDTRIHVATTTIEKLIDYTFNTPEDPFRSLESAALRNALIEKNNELLK